One region of Oryza sativa Japonica Group chromosome 5, ASM3414082v1 genomic DNA includes:
- the LOC4338382 gene encoding probable calcium-binding protein CML21 codes for MLRPPPPSSVLTASAAAARPPASVVQPQRQAAHRRRAETLRLRRVFEMFDRDGDGVITPAELSGALCRLGARGEAPPAAAALDAVVAAYIAPGMAGLRFAEFEALHAELAGLGGRQAVAAAEAEEEKEADMREAFGVFDEDGDGYISAAELQAVLSRMGLPEAACMARVRDMIAAADRDSDGRVDYEEFKAMMAAGN; via the coding sequence ATGCTgcgtcctccgccgccctcgtccgTTCTCACGGCCAGCGCCGCAGCAGctcggccgccggcgtcggtaGTGCAGCCACAGCGGCAGGCGGCCCACCGGCGGAGGGCGGAgacgctgcggctgcggcgcgtGTTCGAGATGTTcgaccgcgacggcgacggcgtgatCACGCCGGCCGAGCTGTCGGGCGCGCTGTGCCGGCtcggcgcgcgcggggaggcgccgcccgcggccgccgcgctcgaCGCGGTCGTCGCGGCGTACATTGCCCCGGGGATGGCGGGGCTCCGCTTCGCCGAATTCGAGGCGCTCCACGCCGAGCTTGCCGGCCTGGGTGGTCgtcaggcggtggcggcggcggaggcggaggaggagaaggaggcggacATGAGGGAGGCGTTCGGGGTgttcgacgaggacggcgacgggtACATCTCCGCGGCGGAGCTGCAGGCCGTGCTGTCGCGGATGGGGCTCCCGGAGGCCGCGTGCATGGCGCGGGTGCGCGACatgatcgccgccgccgaccgggaCAGCGACGGCCGTGTCGACTACGAGGAATTCAAGGCCATGATGGCCGCTGGTAATTAA